From the genome of Candidatus Eisenbacteria bacterium, one region includes:
- a CDS encoding DUF481 domain-containing protein, whose product MPRIPSPPSARILLLVAIACFPSPRPAAAADEPPAKPLKATADFGYVSTAGNSDVKTLNSSDKIEYTTGRWLFTQMGAAVWGTDQGVENTGAYRLELRADYKLAERIGAYALGSWRRNTFAAIARQFDEGVGLVYHAVTPQPHQLDLEAGVGVTQRRNTLGAEDDFGTGRLAAFYRYHFREKAYVEANGAYLSNFKNSDDYETDAKAALVAPLGGMLALKLGYNYHYRNAPPPGFRQWDSMFSSGIQLAY is encoded by the coding sequence ATGCCACGCATTCCATCGCCACCCAGCGCTCGCATTCTGCTGCTCGTCGCCATCGCCTGTTTCCCCTCGCCGCGCCCGGCCGCTGCGGCCGACGAGCCGCCGGCCAAGCCTCTCAAGGCCACGGCGGACTTTGGCTACGTCAGCACCGCCGGCAATTCCGACGTCAAGACCCTGAACAGCAGCGACAAGATCGAGTACACGACGGGTCGCTGGCTGTTCACGCAGATGGGCGCCGCGGTGTGGGGCACCGACCAGGGGGTCGAGAACACCGGCGCGTACAGGCTGGAGCTGCGAGCCGATTACAAGCTCGCGGAGCGAATCGGCGCCTACGCCCTGGGCTCGTGGCGCCGCAACACCTTCGCCGCGATCGCGCGCCAGTTCGACGAGGGCGTTGGGCTCGTGTACCACGCGGTGACCCCTCAGCCTCATCAACTCGATCTCGAAGCCGGCGTCGGTGTCACTCAGCGCCGCAATACCCTGGGCGCCGAGGATGACTTCGGCACCGGGCGTCTCGCTGCCTTCTATCGCTACCACTTCCGGGAGAAGGCCTACGTCGAGGCGAACGGGGCTTATCTGAGCAATTTCAAGAACTCCGACGATTACGAGACCGATGCCAAGGCCGCTCTGGTGGCTCCACTCGGCGGGATGCTGGCGCTCAAGCTGGGCTACAACTATCACTACCGCAACGCGCCGCCACCGGGCTTCCGCCAGTGGGATTCGATGTTCTCGTCAGGAATTCAGCTCGCGTACTGA
- a CDS encoding phospholipid carrier-dependent glycosyltransferase encodes MKRIIEILPALFFAGGLALYAPRLAVPQKYIFDEVYHAYTAGQYAAGNKDAYVWYTKSPQKNVAYMWNHPPLGVHLISIGIRIWGDHSFGWRFMSVVFGAIGLALAYQLGLALTGRVAIAALAAFLLSMDGLYFVQARTGMLDVFGVVFMMAALLQFHRYWTAAPERAGRRLPWVGVFLGLAIATKWNAAYASGVIGLIAVARAFWLGRRAEAGGAGAVARHLGWVALGLMVVPGLIYLLAYVPFFMVGHGLEDFVELQRQIFSYHSKLTATHAYQSRWWSWPLVQRPVWYHVTRYENAVAHVYALANPILHWVLLPAMVWATAWWARRHDPAWLTAGIGFFGQWLPWALVSRISFAYHFLPVVPFGCLALALALNRMTEGPRALRWLPWAYAFVLIVAFVFFYPVWACVPLTPQEFQWRLWMPTWR; translated from the coding sequence GTGAAGCGAATCATCGAGATCCTTCCGGCTCTCTTCTTCGCGGGCGGGCTGGCGCTCTACGCGCCGCGGCTCGCCGTGCCTCAGAAGTACATCTTCGACGAGGTCTACCACGCCTATACCGCGGGCCAGTACGCGGCGGGAAACAAGGACGCCTACGTCTGGTACACGAAGTCGCCCCAGAAGAACGTGGCTTACATGTGGAACCATCCGCCGCTCGGCGTTCACCTGATCTCGATCGGGATCCGGATCTGGGGAGACCACTCGTTCGGATGGCGCTTCATGAGCGTGGTGTTCGGCGCCATCGGCCTCGCCCTCGCGTACCAGCTGGGGCTGGCGCTCACCGGCCGGGTCGCGATCGCGGCGCTCGCGGCCTTTCTCCTGTCGATGGACGGCCTCTACTTCGTGCAGGCGCGAACCGGCATGCTGGACGTATTCGGCGTGGTCTTCATGATGGCGGCGCTGCTGCAATTCCATCGCTACTGGACTGCCGCTCCCGAACGCGCCGGCCGGCGCTTGCCATGGGTCGGCGTGTTCCTGGGGCTGGCGATCGCCACCAAGTGGAACGCGGCGTACGCCTCGGGCGTGATCGGACTGATCGCGGTGGCGCGCGCCTTCTGGCTCGGACGCCGTGCCGAAGCGGGTGGTGCGGGCGCCGTGGCGCGCCACCTCGGGTGGGTCGCGCTGGGGCTCATGGTCGTGCCCGGGCTGATCTACCTGCTCGCCTACGTGCCGTTCTTCATGGTCGGTCACGGGCTCGAGGATTTCGTCGAGCTCCAGCGCCAGATCTTCAGCTATCACTCGAAGCTCACCGCAACGCACGCCTACCAATCGCGCTGGTGGAGCTGGCCTCTGGTCCAGCGGCCGGTCTGGTATCACGTCACGCGCTACGAGAACGCCGTCGCCCATGTCTACGCGCTGGCGAACCCCATCCTCCACTGGGTCCTGCTGCCGGCCATGGTATGGGCGACGGCGTGGTGGGCGCGGCGCCACGATCCCGCGTGGCTGACGGCCGGGATCGGCTTCTTCGGTCAGTGGCTGCCCTGGGCGCTGGTGTCACGCATCAGCTTCGCCTACCACTTCCTTCCCGTCGTGCCTTTCGGCTGCCTCGCACTCGCGCTCGCGCTGAACCGCATGACGGAAGGCCCGCGCGCACTGCGCTGGCTCCCCTGGGCCTACGCCTTTGTGCTCATCGTGGCGTTCGTGTTCTTCTACCCGGTCTGGGCCTGCGTGCCGCTCACACCACAGGAGTTCCAGTGGCGGCTCTGGATGCCGACCTGGCGGTGA
- a CDS encoding dolichyl-phosphate beta-glucosyltransferase, whose amino-acid sequence MRLSVVIPAYNEEERLEPMLRAYASALQAEDELIVVVNGSTDHTADVARRVAMDHASIQVIEIPEKIGKGGAVRAGFARSTGALVGFADADLATPPAEFMRLVEATSDADGAIASRWAPGAKVYGRTWLRTLASRMFAGLVQAMFGLPFADTQCGAKVFQRRFLPAYLATSTVTDLAFDVELLLILHRAGARIVEVPSVWTAVPGSSTLASPVGLARNGWRMFRSLVRLKRGARRWVFAPVAR is encoded by the coding sequence ATGCGCCTCTCGGTCGTCATTCCGGCGTACAACGAAGAAGAGCGGCTCGAGCCCATGTTGCGGGCGTACGCGAGCGCGCTCCAGGCCGAAGACGAGCTGATCGTGGTCGTCAACGGCTCCACCGATCACACCGCCGACGTTGCGCGGCGCGTCGCCATGGATCACGCCTCGATCCAGGTGATCGAGATCCCCGAGAAGATCGGCAAGGGAGGAGCCGTGCGCGCCGGGTTCGCGCGATCGACCGGAGCGCTCGTGGGATTCGCCGACGCCGACCTCGCCACCCCGCCCGCCGAGTTCATGAGACTGGTCGAAGCCACGTCGGATGCCGACGGAGCCATCGCATCGCGGTGGGCGCCGGGAGCGAAGGTCTATGGCCGGACCTGGCTCAGGACCCTGGCGAGCCGCATGTTCGCCGGCCTCGTGCAGGCCATGTTCGGATTGCCCTTCGCCGACACGCAGTGCGGCGCCAAGGTCTTCCAGCGCCGCTTCCTGCCTGCCTACCTCGCCACGTCCACCGTGACCGACCTGGCGTTCGACGTGGAGTTGCTGCTGATCCTGCACCGCGCCGGAGCGCGCATCGTGGAAGTCCCGTCGGTGTGGACGGCGGTGCCGGGCTCCTCGACGCTGGCCTCGCCGGTCGGTCTTGCCAGGAACGGCTGGCGGATGTTCCGGTCGCTGGTTCGTCTCAAGCGCGGCGCCCGCCGCTGGGTCTTCGCTCCGGTCGCTCGGTGA